The genomic DNA AGAGGTGTTTACCTCTCACCAGGACAAATAATGACGAAGTCCGAAATCCCCGATGGCGCTACGCTTATCGGGCCTACGTGGATTGCGTGACTGATTGATATCGACATCCCAGGATGTCGCTTGCGACGCCATCCGGCACAGCGAGCGGGTTTGTCAGCAATCTGAGGCCAGCGATGTTCCGCTGGCCTGCTCTCGTTTATTTCTTCACATCTTGCACACGCATGCCTTTCAACTGCTCATCCGTCAGCGTGTTTCCCGCTTTGAAATAATCCACCACAGCATTAGACACGTAATACCCGCCGGATGTATTACGCGCTTTCCCTTCGGTAAATGCGCTAAAACCATCACCGCCATCGGCCAGGAAGCTATTGGTCGCGATGTGATAAACCGCAGCGTCTTCAATTGGCTTACCGTTCAGCGTCAATGCTGTGACCCGCTGGCCCACTGGTTTGCTGCTGTCGTACTGCATCGCCAGGCCTTTGGACGTTTGCAGAACGCCGTTGCTTAAACCAGCACCGTGCTCCATCAAACTGCGCAGTTGCTTACCGCTGAGGTCCATTGTTGCAAGCTCATTCGGGAACGGGAAAGTACTAATGACCGCCCCCATGGTGATGGAGCCTGCCGGGATTTCATTGCGGATGCCGCCGGAGTTCGTCAGCGCCAATTGCGTCTCTTTCCCCGCAGCCGCCAGCAGCGCATCTGCCGCCAGGTTCCCCAGTGAGGAAGATTCGCCATAAGCGCGCGTTAACTCAACCGGCGAGTTAGCCACCACCTGCTGCACAACTTCATCCAGCTTTTTGTTCCAGCCATCAATAACCTGTTTCGTCTGCGGGTCGGGCTGCCACTCATCGGCATAAATGGTTTTCAGTTCGAAGTTCTTCACCGTAAATTGATGCGGTTTCTGCTGATAATCCAGCACCAGTTTACCCACATCAATGCCGCCGCTGTCGGTAGAAAGAATCAGGGTATTACCGACTTTAATCGGTTCCGGCGTACCGACATGCGCATGACCGGTGATCAGGATATCTAACCCCTTCACCTGGCTTGCCGTCTGGATGTCTTTATCCAGCGCACGACGTACATCGGTTCCCCCCAGGCTGGACTGACGCGCTGGCGTGCCTTCATGGATCAGCGCCACGGTGAGATCGACCTTACCCTTTAGCTCGTCAATGTAGCGCTGCAGCCACTTCACTTCATCGCGCGCTTCGATGCCAACACGCGTCGCAGCAGAAACCGTATCATCAAAGGCAAACACGCCGTGCAGGCCAATCACGCCGATTTTTACACCCTCTTTTTCAATAATGGTGTACGGCTTATCCCAGAACATTTTGCTGCTGTTTTGATAGAAGATATTGCCCTGCACAATCGGGAATGTTGCCTGGCTCAGCTGCAGCAGCGTGTTGTCCCAGCCATGATCGAACTCATGGTTGCCCATGGTAACGGCATCGAAATTCATGGTGTTCATGATATCGATAATCGCTTTGCCCTTGGTCAGGCTGCTGATATACGGCCCGGTAAAATAGTCCCCGGCATCCAAAAACCACGTTGCCTTATTGTTGGCTTTTTCCTGCTTCACCATCGTCGTGATATTGGCCCAGCCGCCAATATCACGGGTACCATTCGCAATCCATGGGACTTTATAGGGTTCAACGTGGGCATGGAGATCGTTGGTATAGATAATAGTGACATCCTTTGCCGATGCCCATAATGGCAGCGATATCAAAACGCCAACTGCCAGCATTTTTAACTTCATAATCAACCCCTTTCAGTCATATAAAGAATTGCTACCTTACGTTCTGAAAGGTTTTTATATGTGAGAAAACTCACATCTATCGTTAAGGTGTGTAGGGCAAAATCAACGACCTTTAAAAATCGTTGGTAACACGATGACGCCGCTGTTCATCATCAATTGCTGCAAATCTTTTGGCTGCAAAAATCTGGGGTTAGCAAACTCGCCAGACTACAGCTGGCCAGACTATCGGTTGGGCTATGCCGCGCTGCACTGCCGGGCGTGTGGGAGTTACCCGCCGTTGTTTAACGATGAACACGTCCACCGTTGGTTATCAGCATATTTAACGGATTTCGCTGCCGACAACGGTCTTTTTTGCCCGAATTGTTACCATCGTGACACGATCCGTTATGGACATAATCCCCAGGGTTCTCAGCGCGTGCAGTGTCGAAGCTGCAAAAAAGTCTGGACGCCCAGGCAGCCGCCGATCGCTGCAATCCCTTCACCAGAACACATCGCCACTGTCCCCCTCATCGTTCCTTTTCAGGGAGCCAGCGCGACGCAAAAACTTTATCTGCTGCTCAGCGTTGATACATTTCGCGGCAATGTTCTGCATATTTCCAGCAATTTCACGCCGCATGCGGCTGGCGCATCATTACTTTATCGCTGGCGTGGCGTCGATGAAGCAGCGGTGGTTCATGACGATATTGTTCAGCGTGTGAGTCAGCGAGAAAGTCAGTTTTTACGCCGCAGTCAATTTGACGAAATTCAGTACGGCAGCGCGCGGCTCAAACGTAACGCCAGCGGCGCTATTCTGCGCCCGGTCATTGCCGCACATGGGCATTTCCGGGTACTGAGCCATCTCTGGCCGGGGGTCAAAACGCACGTTGTCGCCCATGAATGTTTTCTGCGAGGCGCGGTGATTACCGC from Klebsiella sp. WP3-W18-ESBL-02 includes the following:
- a CDS encoding bifunctional metallophosphatase/5'-nucleotidase, whose protein sequence is MKLKMLAVGVLISLPLWASAKDVTIIYTNDLHAHVEPYKVPWIANGTRDIGGWANITTMVKQEKANNKATWFLDAGDYFTGPYISSLTKGKAIIDIMNTMNFDAVTMGNHEFDHGWDNTLLQLSQATFPIVQGNIFYQNSSKMFWDKPYTIIEKEGVKIGVIGLHGVFAFDDTVSAATRVGIEARDEVKWLQRYIDELKGKVDLTVALIHEGTPARQSSLGGTDVRRALDKDIQTASQVKGLDILITGHAHVGTPEPIKVGNTLILSTDSGGIDVGKLVLDYQQKPHQFTVKNFELKTIYADEWQPDPQTKQVIDGWNKKLDEVVQQVVANSPVELTRAYGESSSLGNLAADALLAAAGKETQLALTNSGGIRNEIPAGSITMGAVISTFPFPNELATMDLSGKQLRSLMEHGAGLSNGVLQTSKGLAMQYDSSKPVGQRVTALTLNGKPIEDAAVYHIATNSFLADGGDGFSAFTEGKARNTSGGYYVSNAVVDYFKAGNTLTDEQLKGMRVQDVKK
- a CDS encoding cytoplasmic protein produces the protein MTPLFIINCCKSFGCKNLGLANSPDYSWPDYRLGYAALHCRACGSYPPLFNDEHVHRWLSAYLTDFAADNGLFCPNCYHRDTIRYGHNPQGSQRVQCRSCKKVWTPRQPPIAAIPSPEHIATVPLIVPFQGASATQKLYLLLSVDTFRGNVLHISSNFTPHAAGASLLYRWRGVDEAAVVHDDIVQRVSQRESQFLRRSQFDEIQYGSARLKRNASGAILRPVIAAHGHFRVLSHLWPGVKTHVVAHECFLRGAVITAWAEQFRAHQASLWFIDESMRDSECIMPWQLLGKTNQGWWQNQWQIWQQGSTRKMVCLLTEGQAEQGAAITLAASHTFIAWLQRQTEFQQSGRYSAHSVFQTIKALTVRYNTLISRNQWPDGNMPSGNTTTAVAPVG